A window from Anser cygnoides isolate HZ-2024a breed goose chromosome 1, Taihu_goose_T2T_genome, whole genome shotgun sequence encodes these proteins:
- the LOC125180752 gene encoding inositol 1,4,5-trisphosphate receptor-interacting protein-like 1, with protein sequence MARLIFLALAVLGIVQKPWLVNDHLDADGHERVQQHAEQLIDGMARLLQEMEESSQEQSGVALGALLFTASKQWQLWALVELLVLIFGLCRWLRKRSREMGSSSEHGSSARDEEDNDDADEDSDADDSWDLGRVWADSTQWPAPYMADKCKVVEELVDDLLGACRGLSRNCLSNPRLQPAIGVGCLYEGWSAREDNVLYRLLVPLRPPPGHAFHPELGAEGETSARKPGLHVELECACARERLVGDMLCFLHHPEDELRRRQEPSLLRTLCSGSYLNVEKTTRWFQALVKAAWQLLPQSRHCRLTVLPSRRSCKIKLASASESTLSIEFTFGVQIDDSDSFLSLESAVEGFTSSTAPLHNTSFSSSATETPVSSGQ encoded by the coding sequence ATGGCTCGCCTGATCTTCCTcgccctggctgtgctgggcattGTCCAGAAGCCATGGCTGGTGAACGATCATCTGGATGCGGATGGGCACGAGAGAGTGCAGCAGCATGCAGAGCAGCTGATTGACGGCATGGCTCGGCTGCTGCAAGAGATGGAggagagcagccaggagcagagcgGGGTGGCCctgggagctctgctcttcactGCATCGAAGCAGTGGCAGCTCTGGGCCTTGGTTGAGCTCCTTGTCCTGATCTTTGGGCTCTGCCGCTGGCTCAGGAAACGGAGCCGTGAGATGGGCAGCAGCAGTGAACACGGCAGCTCTGCAAGGGATGAGGAGGACAATGACGATGCAGACGAAGACAGCGACGCTGATGACAGCTGGGATCTGGGCAGAGTTTGGGCCGATAGCACCCAGTGGCCGGCGCCCTACATGGCCGACAAGTGCaaggtggtggaggagctggtggaCGATCTTCTTGGTGCCTGCCGAGGACTGTCCAGGAACTGCCTCTCCAACCCACGGCTGCAGCCGGCCATTGGCGTGGGCTGCCTCTACGAAGGCTGGAGCGCCCGGGAAGACAACGTCCTCTACCGCCTGCTCGTGCCCCTGAGGCCTCCGCCCGGGCACGCCTTCCACCCGGAGCTGGGCGCCGAGGGGGAGACGTCGGCAAGGAAGCCTGGCCTGCACGTGGAGCTGGAGTGCGCCTGCGCGAGGGAGCGGCTGGTGGGGGACATGCTGTGCTTCCTCCACCACCCCGAGGACGAGCTGAGGAGAAGACAGGAGCCCAGCCTGCTACGCACCCTCTGCAGCGGCTCCTACCTGAATGTGGAGAAAACCACCCGCTGGTTCCAGGCCTTGGTgaaagcagcctggcagcttCTGCCGCAGTCGCGCCACTGCCGCCTGACGGTGCTGCCCTCCCGCCGCTCCTGCAAGATCAAGCTGGCCAGCGCCTCCGAGAGCACCCTCTCCATCGAGTTCACGTTTGGGGTGCAGATAGACGACTCGGACTCCTTCCTGAGCCTGGAGTCGGCCGTGGAAGGCTTCACCAGCAGCACGGCGCCGCTGCACAACACCAGTTTCTCCAGCAGCGCAACAGAGACACCTGTTAGCAGCGGGCAGTGA